A window of the Polaribacter sp. HaHaR_3_91 genome harbors these coding sequences:
- a CDS encoding efflux RND transporter permease subunit, whose amino-acid sequence MLKTFIERPVLSTVISIIIVLLGIISVTSLPIEEYPDIAPPTIKVIASYAGANAETVLESVIIPIEEQINGVEGMTYITSTASNTGTAEITVYFSQEIDADIAAVNVQNRVARATPLLPAEVVQTGVTTQKQETSALMFISMYSESDNYDATFIQNYLKINVIPAMQRISGVGDVSVFSQQDYAMRIWLKPEKLAAYNLIPSDITAALAEQNLEAAAGSLGQNSGESFSYTLTYSGRFKEEKQYGDVIIKALGNGQFLRLNDVAEIELDAQSYASNAMSKGNPAVFMGIFQTKGSNAKVIIENIKETLESVKKDLPEGLDVFVPYDTSLFLNASIEKVIHTLLEAFLLVFLVVFIFLQDFRSTLIPAIAVPVSIIGTFFFLNVFGYSINLLTLFALVLAIGIVVDDAIVVVEAVHAKLDEGEKSAKKATLTAMNEISGAIISITLVMAAVFIPVTFISGPTGVFYEQFGVTLIIAILISAVNALTLSPALCALLLKPHKEDEEIKGKSPLKRFYTLFNRGFNATVERYGKSLHFLYKRKWVSGLLLVLAIVGIFWASEQTPTGFVPNEDRGILFANIELPAGASLDRTNAVSKDLYSKIKDIDGIVAVNFIKGRSLISGAGSNYGFGIIKLAEWGEREDPSTSVQAITGKLFGIAATIPEAKIIFFSPPSIRGFGNSAGFEVNLLDKFGGEFKDLDKANKEFAMALMSHPEVKYAQSSFSTNYPQYEMEINVPLAKEKGVPISSIFSTLQGYIGGIYASDFSKFGKQFRVYIQALPDDRATVDDLNSMYVRTNSGEMTPITQFVKLERVYGPQSVTRFNLFNSTTITGATNEGYSTGDAIRVIEEEVAKLPSNYTIAYSGLTREEVSAGSQTIFIFALSILFVYFLLSAQYESYLLPFAVVLSLPFGVFGAYISTWFFGLENNIYFQIALIMLIGLLAKNAILIVEFALQRRKNGESISDAAIHGAKSRLRPILMTSFAFILGLMPLVLAKGVGSEGNNSIGTGAVGGMLIGTILGVFVIPILFILFQWLQEKVSSKPAVISQQNEEE is encoded by the coding sequence ATGTTAAAAACATTTATTGAAAGACCCGTTCTTTCAACCGTAATTTCTATTATCATTGTTTTGCTTGGAATTATAAGCGTTACAAGCCTACCAATAGAAGAATACCCAGATATTGCTCCACCAACCATAAAGGTAATTGCCTCTTATGCTGGAGCCAACGCAGAAACAGTTTTAGAAAGTGTAATTATACCTATTGAAGAGCAAATTAATGGTGTAGAAGGTATGACGTACATTACCTCTACAGCATCTAACACAGGTACAGCAGAAATAACTGTTTATTTTAGTCAAGAAATAGATGCAGATATTGCTGCAGTAAACGTTCAAAACCGTGTGGCTAGAGCAACACCATTGTTACCTGCAGAGGTTGTACAAACTGGTGTAACAACACAAAAGCAAGAAACCAGTGCATTAATGTTTATTTCTATGTATTCTGAAAGCGACAATTACGACGCTACTTTTATTCAGAATTATTTAAAAATAAACGTAATTCCTGCTATGCAACGTATTAGTGGTGTTGGAGATGTAAGTGTATTCTCTCAACAAGATTATGCCATGAGAATCTGGTTAAAACCAGAAAAATTAGCAGCTTATAATTTAATTCCTTCAGATATTACAGCAGCCTTAGCAGAACAAAACTTAGAAGCGGCTGCAGGTTCTTTAGGTCAGAATAGTGGAGAATCATTTTCATATACATTAACCTATAGTGGTCGTTTTAAAGAAGAAAAACAATATGGAGATGTTATTATAAAAGCATTAGGTAACGGACAATTTTTGCGTCTAAATGATGTTGCTGAAATAGAATTAGATGCACAATCTTATGCTTCTAATGCAATGAGTAAAGGAAATCCTGCGGTTTTTATGGGGATTTTTCAAACAAAAGGTTCTAATGCAAAAGTAATTATTGAAAACATTAAAGAGACGTTAGAGTCTGTTAAAAAAGACCTACCAGAAGGATTAGATGTTTTTGTGCCTTACGATACAAGTTTGTTTTTAAATGCATCTATAGAAAAAGTAATACATACATTATTAGAAGCCTTTTTATTGGTGTTCTTAGTGGTATTTATCTTCCTACAAGATTTTAGATCTACATTAATTCCTGCGATAGCTGTACCCGTTTCTATTATTGGTACCTTCTTTTTCTTGAATGTTTTTGGATACTCAATTAACTTATTAACACTATTTGCATTAGTACTTGCAATTGGTATTGTGGTAGATGATGCCATTGTGGTTGTAGAAGCCGTTCATGCCAAATTAGATGAAGGAGAAAAGAGTGCTAAAAAAGCAACTTTAACTGCCATGAACGAAATTTCAGGAGCCATTATATCTATTACTTTGGTAATGGCAGCTGTATTTATTCCAGTAACTTTTATCTCTGGACCAACAGGTGTTTTTTATGAGCAATTTGGAGTTACATTAATTATTGCAATCCTTATTTCTGCAGTAAACGCATTAACATTAAGTCCGGCTTTATGTGCTTTATTATTAAAACCACATAAAGAAGATGAAGAAATAAAAGGTAAAAGTCCTTTAAAACGTTTTTACACGTTATTTAATCGTGGTTTTAACGCTACGGTAGAAAGATATGGAAAATCACTACATTTCTTATACAAAAGAAAATGGGTATCTGGTTTATTATTAGTCTTAGCTATTGTTGGTATTTTTTGGGCATCAGAACAAACACCAACCGGTTTTGTACCTAATGAAGATAGAGGAATTCTTTTTGCAAATATAGAGTTGCCAGCAGGTGCTTCTTTAGACAGAACGAACGCAGTATCTAAAGATTTGTACAGTAAAATAAAAGATATAGACGGTATTGTTGCCGTAAACTTTATTAAAGGTAGAAGTTTAATTAGTGGAGCTGGATCAAATTATGGTTTTGGAATTATAAAATTAGCAGAATGGGGAGAGCGTGAAGATCCTTCTACTTCTGTACAGGCCATTACAGGTAAGTTATTCGGAATTGCAGCTACCATTCCAGAAGCAAAAATTATTTTCTTCTCACCACCAAGTATTAGAGGTTTTGGTAACTCTGCAGGTTTCGAAGTAAATTTATTAGATAAATTTGGAGGAGAATTTAAAGACTTAGACAAAGCAAATAAAGAATTTGCAATGGCTTTAATGAGTCATCCAGAAGTTAAATATGCACAATCTTCTTTCAGTACAAATTACCCACAATATGAAATGGAAATTAATGTGCCTTTAGCAAAAGAAAAAGGCGTACCTATTAGTAGTATTTTCTCTACATTACAAGGGTATATAGGGGGAATTTATGCTTCTGATTTTTCAAAATTCGGAAAACAATTTAGAGTATATATTCAAGCTTTACCAGATGACAGAGCAACCGTAGATGATTTAAATAGCATGTATGTAAGAACAAACTCTGGTGAAATGACACCAATTACACAGTTTGTAAAATTAGAACGTGTATATGGGCCACAATCGGTAACGCGTTTCAACTTGTTTAATTCTACAACCATAACTGGTGCAACAAACGAAGGTTATAGTACTGGAGATGCTATTAGAGTTATTGAAGAAGAAGTTGCAAAATTACCAAGTAACTACACCATTGCATATTCTGGTTTAACAAGAGAAGAAGTAAGTGCGGGTAGCCAAACTATATTTATTTTTGCATTGAGTATTCTATTTGTGTATTTCTTATTAAGTGCACAATATGAAAGTTATTTATTACCATTTGCAGTGGTATTATCACTTCCTTTTGGTGTATTCGGAGCCTATATAAGTACCTGGTTTTTTGGATTAGAAAACAACATATATTTCCAAATTGCTTTAATCATGCTAATTGGTCTACTCGCCAAGAACGCCATATTAATTGTGGAGTTTGCGCTGCAAAGACGTA
- a CDS encoding efflux RND transporter periplasmic adaptor subunit, translated as MKHYKLLSLLSLGVFLVIASCTNKEQPATAAQGPAPSFPVVTMQPKTVTSYNEYPTSLEGVVNSAVRAKVSGYIQKVMVDEGQKVRKGQVLFRLETQSLSQDAGAAKARINVAQVEVNKLVPLVEKNIISSVQLETAKANLAQAKANYSSVSASIAYGTIRSQVDGYVGAINYREGALVSPADPTPLTTVSDISKVYAFFSLNESEYLDFLQNAEGKNLEEKLANYAEINLVLANGSTYAEKGKIETSTGQVNKNTGTVSLRAVFNNPNQLLTNGNSGKIQIPTVFENAIVVPQQATYEQQGNIMLFKLGEGNKAEASIIKIKAVVGNLYVVESGINLKDKILVSGVGKLRSGTVITPQDTPFDDAIKPVETLFKN; from the coding sequence ATGAAACATTATAAATTATTATCATTACTATCACTAGGTGTATTTTTAGTAATTGCAAGTTGCACCAACAAAGAGCAACCAGCCACAGCAGCACAAGGTCCTGCACCTTCTTTTCCTGTAGTTACCATGCAACCAAAAACAGTTACAAGTTACAATGAATACCCAACAAGTTTAGAAGGAGTTGTAAACAGTGCAGTTAGAGCAAAAGTATCTGGATACATACAAAAAGTAATGGTAGATGAAGGTCAGAAAGTACGTAAAGGCCAAGTATTATTTAGACTAGAAACTCAGTCTTTAAGTCAAGATGCTGGTGCAGCAAAAGCGCGTATTAATGTTGCACAAGTAGAAGTGAACAAATTAGTACCGTTAGTAGAAAAAAACATTATTAGTTCGGTTCAATTAGAAACTGCGAAAGCAAATTTAGCACAAGCCAAAGCAAACTATAGTAGTGTTTCTGCAAGTATCGCTTACGGAACTATTAGAAGTCAAGTAGATGGTTATGTAGGTGCTATTAATTACAGAGAGGGCGCATTGGTGAGTCCTGCAGACCCAACTCCATTAACAACAGTGAGTGATATTAGTAAAGTATATGCCTTTTTTAGTTTAAACGAAAGTGAATACTTAGACTTTTTACAAAATGCAGAAGGTAAAAACTTAGAAGAAAAATTGGCAAATTATGCTGAAATCAATTTAGTATTGGCAAACGGAAGCACGTATGCAGAAAAAGGTAAAATAGAAACAAGTACAGGGCAAGTAAATAAAAATACAGGTACTGTTAGTTTAAGAGCTGTTTTTAACAATCCTAACCAACTATTAACCAATGGGAATAGTGGTAAAATTCAAATTCCAACCGTCTTCGAGAATGCAATTGTTGTTCCACAACAAGCAACTTATGAACAACAAGGAAATATTATGTTGTTTAAACTAGGAGAAGGTAACAAAGCTGAAGCTTCAATTATTAAAATAAAAGCAGTAGTAGGTAATTTATATGTAGTTGAATCTGGAATCAATTTAAAAGACAAGATTCTAGTATCTGGAGTTGGTAAATTAAGAAGTGGTACCGTTATTACACCACAAGACACTCCTTTTGATGATGCAATTAAACCTGTAGAAACTTTATTTAAAAACTAG
- a CDS encoding GbsR/MarR family transcriptional regulator: MKEEICKIKMALVEKLGVHLEDREQLAPVAARILAYIILTGKKGVTFEDMVTILCASKSTISTHLNHLQDLHKIVYFTKTGDRKKYFIINKGMVLQHIDNMIHKWKEEREMHLEIKNYKETINKNKIENESEKFDLNFHDDYIKFIDGATSSVEELKLKLDNNKFDI, encoded by the coding sequence ATGAAAGAAGAAATCTGTAAAATAAAAATGGCCTTGGTAGAAAAACTAGGTGTGCATTTAGAAGACAGAGAACAATTAGCCCCTGTTGCAGCTCGTATTTTAGCCTACATCATTTTAACAGGTAAAAAAGGAGTCACTTTTGAAGATATGGTAACCATACTTTGTGCTAGTAAAAGCACTATTTCTACACACCTTAATCATTTACAAGATTTACATAAAATAGTGTATTTCACCAAAACTGGTGATCGTAAAAAATATTTTATCATTAATAAAGGAATGGTTCTTCAGCATATAGATAATATGATACACAAGTGGAAAGAAGAACGTGAAATGCATTTAGAAATAAAAAATTATAAAGAAACTATAAACAAGAATAAAATTGAAAATGAAAGTGAAAAATTCGATCTAAATTTTCATGACGATTATATAAAATTTATAGACGGAGCTACATCCTCTGTAGAGGAATTAAAATTAAAACTAGACAATAATAAATTCGATATTTAA
- the pheS gene encoding phenylalanine--tRNA ligase subunit alpha produces the protein MLDKVKELIGDVKSFNATTKEEVETFRIKYLGSKGLLKDLFAEFKNVDAELRKDFGQALNNLKKSAEGKVAELSESLDSVTSNKSFYGDLSRPSEPINLGSRHPISLVRNQIIDVFNRIGFTVSEGPEIEDDWHNFTALNLPEYHPARDMQDTFFIEQDPDILLRTHTSSVQVRYMEENKPPIRTISPGRVFRNEDISARAHCIFHQVEGLYIDTDVSFADLKQTLLYFTKEMFGKSKIRLRPSYFPFTEPSAEVDIYWGLETETDYKITKGTGWLEIMGCGMVDPNVLKNANIDPTKYSGYAFGMGIERIAMLLYQIPDIRMFYENDKRFLEQFKSVL, from the coding sequence ATGTTAGATAAAGTAAAAGAACTGATTGGTGATGTAAAATCATTTAACGCAACCACAAAAGAAGAAGTTGAAACTTTTAGAATTAAATACCTAGGTAGCAAAGGCTTACTTAAGGATTTATTTGCTGAATTTAAAAATGTAGACGCAGAGTTGCGTAAAGATTTTGGACAAGCATTAAATAATTTAAAAAAATCTGCAGAAGGAAAAGTTGCCGAGTTAAGCGAGTCTTTAGACAGTGTTACGAGTAACAAATCTTTTTATGGAGATTTATCACGTCCGTCAGAACCTATTAACTTGGGTTCTCGTCATCCAATTTCATTGGTAAGAAACCAAATTATTGATGTTTTTAATAGAATTGGTTTTACCGTTTCTGAAGGTCCAGAAATAGAAGATGACTGGCACAACTTTACAGCTTTAAACTTGCCAGAATATCACCCGGCAAGAGACATGCAAGACACGTTTTTTATAGAACAAGATCCAGATATTTTACTACGTACACATACTTCTTCTGTACAAGTACGATATATGGAAGAAAATAAACCACCGATAAGAACAATTTCTCCAGGTAGAGTTTTTAGAAATGAAGATATTTCTGCAAGAGCACATTGTATTTTTCATCAAGTAGAAGGTTTGTATATTGATACAGATGTTTCTTTTGCCGATTTAAAACAAACACTTTTGTACTTTACTAAAGAGATGTTTGGTAAATCTAAAATACGTTTACGTCCTTCTTATTTTCCGTTTACAGAGCCAAGTGCAGAAGTAGATATTTATTGGGGATTAGAAACAGAAACAGATTATAAAATTACAAAAGGTACCGGTTGGTTAGAAATTATGGGATGCGGAATGGTAGACCCTAATGTATTGAAAAATGCAAACATAGATCCAACTAAATACTCTGGTTATGCCTTTGGAATGGGAATAGAACGTATTGCCATGTTGTTATACCAAATTCCTGATATTAGAATGTTTTATGAAAACGATAAACGTTTCTTAGAACAATTTAAATCTGTTTTATAA
- a CDS encoding PEP/pyruvate-binding domain-containing protein yields MKENILSNLKTYAFKEVTFDKLMQNRINKVLIVCSNYDFYMLEEDGRIEERIFNEYTSLNLRHPPNFIHANSARRAIKMMKTHQIEIVITWLDIGNYNAFETSKKIKEAYPNVPIAALSHHSSQLRSKLQKENTDSIDFVFHWNGNADIFLAIIKLTEDRMNAETDINTIGVKAILLVEDSLKFYSRYIPLIYKVILKQTQGLMSEGLNEHRKMLLMRGRPKILLATTFEEGIDLFDTYKENLLGVISDVNYFKDGVRNKEAGFLLLDYVRKYKRYFPFLMQSSNENNERRTLELKGKFLYKHSETLGVDIKNYIIKYFAFGDFEFWDPTQMKVLATAKDLGEFQKAIKNVTEDCLMYHAKRSEFSKWLKSRALFPLADLLNVIEYDEFENNGQIRDFLINSIKAYLVYRSRGVIVKFNKDKYDEFVGYARIGEGALGGKARGLAFIDSFLKRNNLYNKYKNVSITIPRTVVISTEVFDQFIETHKLIKFAAKCTDDDKILHEFISKDLPEWALEDIRAFLKTTTCPIAVRSSSMLEDSNYQPFAGVFATYMIPNSEINKKVEMVANAIKSVIASAFFENSKLYLKAISHTIEEDKMAVILQEVIGKPYQDVYYPNISGVARSINFYPIGDEKASEGIANIALGLGEIIVGGGQTLRFSPSYPKKILQLSSPGSTQRETQQYFYGLDLNPDSYKVSTCEAINKKKVTIRKAENHGSLKFVASTYDLQNNTIRPGVMQDGIRVITFDNILKYNTFPLPEILQELLRVGQREMRNPIEIEFAVKLDVPAGKPKEFSFLQIRPIIESMETVSKLPENLDISETIIYSESALGNGKYENICDVVYVKPETFNSANTRDIASAVEEINKKFVALDKPYILVGPGRWGSSDSWLGIPVLWSQISAAKIIVESGLNDFRIDPSQGTHFFQNLTSFKVGYLTINPFIKDGFFDVDYLNEQEADFEDSFLRHISFKNDLTVIIDGENNKAAIFKEGISLENSTSNIEESFEELPPEGFM; encoded by the coding sequence ATGAAAGAAAATATCTTATCTAATTTAAAAACATATGCATTTAAAGAGGTAACTTTTGATAAATTAATGCAAAATAGGATTAATAAGGTATTAATAGTTTGTTCTAACTACGATTTTTATATGCTTGAAGAAGATGGTAGAATTGAAGAACGAATTTTTAATGAATACACTTCTTTAAATTTAAGACATCCACCAAATTTTATCCATGCGAATTCTGCAAGAAGAGCAATTAAAATGATGAAGACTCATCAAATAGAGATCGTTATTACTTGGTTAGATATTGGTAATTACAATGCTTTTGAAACATCAAAAAAAATTAAAGAAGCATACCCAAACGTTCCAATTGCAGCTTTAAGTCATCATTCTTCTCAATTAAGAAGTAAGCTACAAAAAGAAAATACAGATAGTATAGATTTTGTTTTTCATTGGAATGGTAATGCAGACATATTTTTGGCTATTATAAAATTAACCGAAGATAGAATGAATGCAGAAACGGATATCAATACTATTGGTGTTAAAGCCATTTTATTGGTAGAAGATTCACTGAAGTTTTATTCTAGATATATTCCGCTTATTTATAAAGTGATCCTTAAACAGACGCAAGGATTAATGTCTGAAGGATTAAACGAGCATAGAAAAATGCTGTTAATGCGAGGGAGACCAAAAATTTTATTAGCCACTACTTTTGAAGAGGGAATTGATTTATTTGATACCTACAAAGAAAATTTACTAGGTGTAATATCTGATGTGAATTACTTTAAGGATGGTGTTAGAAACAAAGAAGCTGGTTTTTTATTATTAGATTATGTAAGAAAATATAAACGTTATTTTCCTTTTTTAATGCAATCATCTAATGAAAATAATGAAAGGAGAACGTTAGAACTAAAAGGTAAATTTTTATATAAACATTCAGAAACTTTAGGTGTTGATATTAAAAATTATATTATAAAATACTTTGCTTTTGGAGATTTCGAGTTTTGGGATCCAACCCAAATGAAAGTTTTAGCAACAGCAAAAGATTTAGGTGAATTTCAAAAAGCCATAAAGAATGTTACTGAAGATTGTTTGATGTATCATGCAAAAAGAAGTGAGTTTTCTAAATGGTTAAAATCTAGAGCGCTGTTTCCTTTAGCAGATTTATTAAACGTTATAGAATATGATGAATTTGAAAATAATGGTCAAATAAGAGATTTCTTAATTAATTCAATCAAAGCATATTTAGTTTACAGATCTAGAGGTGTAATTGTAAAGTTTAATAAAGATAAATACGATGAGTTTGTTGGTTATGCAAGAATAGGTGAAGGTGCTTTAGGGGGCAAAGCGAGAGGTTTGGCTTTTATAGATTCCTTTTTAAAACGAAATAATTTATACAACAAATACAAAAATGTAAGTATTACCATACCAAGAACTGTTGTAATAAGTACAGAAGTTTTTGATCAGTTTATAGAAACCCATAAACTAATAAAATTTGCAGCAAAATGTACAGATGATGATAAAATATTACATGAATTTATTTCAAAAGATTTACCAGAATGGGCTTTAGAAGATATTAGAGCATTTTTAAAAACAACTACTTGTCCTATTGCAGTTCGATCATCTAGTATGTTAGAAGACTCAAATTATCAGCCTTTTGCAGGTGTTTTTGCAACGTACATGATTCCGAATTCTGAAATAAACAAAAAAGTTGAAATGGTTGCTAATGCAATTAAATCTGTTATAGCATCTGCTTTTTTTGAAAACAGTAAATTGTATTTAAAAGCAATATCTCATACTATAGAAGAAGATAAGATGGCTGTAATTTTACAAGAAGTTATAGGTAAGCCATATCAAGATGTATATTATCCAAATATTTCTGGAGTAGCACGTTCTATTAATTTTTATCCTATTGGAGATGAAAAAGCAAGTGAAGGAATTGCTAATATTGCTTTAGGTTTAGGAGAAATAATTGTGGGTGGCGGACAAACATTACGTTTTTCACCATCTTATCCAAAAAAAATATTACAACTATCTTCTCCCGGTTCTACACAAAGAGAAACGCAACAGTATTTTTATGGTTTAGATTTGAACCCTGATAGTTATAAGGTTTCAACTTGTGAAGCCATCAATAAAAAGAAAGTAACCATTAGAAAAGCCGAAAATCATGGATCTTTAAAGTTTGTAGCATCTACCTATGATTTACAAAATAATACTATTAGGCCAGGTGTAATGCAAGATGGTATTCGGGTAATTACATTCGATAATATTTTAAAATACAATACGTTTCCATTGCCAGAAATTTTGCAAGAACTCTTACGTGTTGGGCAACGAGAAATGAGAAACCCTATAGAAATAGAATTTGCAGTAAAACTAGATGTTCCTGCAGGTAAACCAAAAGAGTTTAGTTTTTTGCAGATAAGGCCTATCATAGAAAGTATGGAAACCGTAAGTAAATTACCTGAAAATTTAGATATTTCTGAAACCATTATTTACTCAGAATCTGCTTTAGGAAATGGTAAATATGAAAACATTTGTGATGTAGTTTATGTAAAACCAGAAACGTTTAATTCGGCAAATACAAGAGATATTGCAAGTGCAGTAGAAGAAATTAATAAAAAATTTGTAGCACTAGACAAACCCTATATTTTGGTTGGTCCTGGGCGTTGGGGATCTAGCGATTCTTGGTTAGGCATTCCGGTACTTTGGTCTCAAATTTCTGCGGCAAAAATAATAGTAGAGTCCGGTTTAAATGATTTTAGAATAGACCCGAGTCAAGGAACTCATTTTTTTCAAAATTTAACCTCTTTTAAAGTGGGATATTTAACCATCAATCCGTTTATAAAAGATGGCTTTTTTGATGTAGATTATTTAAATGAACAAGAAGCAGATTTTGAAGATTCTTTTTTAAGGCATATTTCTTTTAAAAATGACCTTACTGTTATTATTGATGGAGAAAATAATAAAGCAGCTATTTTTAAAGAAGGTATCTCTTTGGAGAACAGTACTTCAAATATAGAAGAATCATTTGAAGAATTGCCTCCGGAAGGGTTTATGTAA